From Colias croceus chromosome 27, ilColCroc2.1, one genomic window encodes:
- the LOC123703695 gene encoding uncharacterized protein LOC123703695, with translation MAHSRSIKLVTALILLALQITTAAKNNARPVYEVINEQARMDDIRLSSGPSNLPYGNPLAGNSAHNARLHASNQQAMFNAERIRQHKAQLQRLTQGPPIIDSYMKAYHESQDSHQLALEQQQTNIKVDATTQPTIPRKQIRVRVPQNSKPSTAQSTHDIPARNVQRTQIPKTNRRQEFKSRTANVDEAMEKLIRANTGRERSRNHRSYDSVEYQQYLESKQPHIIPDAFEEGVTIKPNGNIGLAQDQEHTAIILPKALYHGKYIPKNVHNYGAAQEINALEMLLKKNPTQQLSEFKTLVDSDRSFENENSPPSDLYYFLREPTPQTPAINYEQIYTEQPHIYASDYTPINEEIVDIENQTPYKTSFVIPQLTTEAPRVESSTLHTNYYKVEVASQTVGTDYKPDKINKELIYNDDPSYEKTHYGYQPEHPEDDLKSSKLKGVQHLTEDGTGVSAFGDDNLQYAANYEFGYRVRDSDSGNFYGQYEAKKGESTKGHYHVLLPDGRMQQVVYSAGPSGYHADISYEHLKNE, from the exons ATGGCGCATTCACGATCCATAAAATTAGTCACAGCCTTGATTCTACTAGCATTGCAAATTACGACGGCCGCTAAAAATAACGCTAGACCAGTTTATGAAGTTATAAATGAACAAGCAAGGATGGATGACATAAGACTGTCGAGTGGTCCATCAAATCTACCATATGGTAATCCGTTGGCTGGTAATTCTGCACACAATGCAAGACTACACGCTAGTAATCAGCAAGCGATGTTCAACGCAGAGAGAATACGGCAACACAAAGCTCAACTACAAAGATTAACACAAGGTCCTCCAATAATTGATAGTTATATGAAAGCATATCATGAATCGCAAGATAGTCATCAACTGGCGCTCGAACAACAACAAACTAACATTAAAGTCGATGCAACCACGCAACCCACTATTCCACGTAAGCAAATCAGAGTTAGAGTACCACAAAACTCTAAGCCAAGTACTGCACAAAGCACTCACGATATCCCAGCAAGAAATGTACAAAGAACCcaaatacctaaaacaaacCGAAGACAAGAATTTAAAAGCAGAACCGCAAACGTGGATGAAGCCATGGAAAAACTAATAAGAGCAAATACAGGCAGAGAAAGAAGTAGAAACCATAGATCATATGACTCGGTTGAATATCAACAATATTTGGAATCAAAACAGCCGCATATAATTCCAGATGCGTTTGAAGAAGGCGTAACAATCAAACCTAATGGTAATATTGGACTTGCTCAGGATCAAGAACATACAGCTATTATTTTGCCTAAAGCTCTTTACCATGGAAAATATATACCAAAGAATGTACATAATTACGGTGCAGCCCAAGAAATAAATGCACTGGAAATGTTGTTGAAGAAGAACCCTACTCAACAGTTGTCAGAATTCAAAACATTAGTAGACTCAGATAGGTCTTTCGAAAATGAAAACAGTCCACCTTcggatttatattattttctcagAGAACCGACGCCGCAAACACCAGCCATTAATTATGAACAAATTTACACTGAACAGCCACATATTTATGCTAGTGATTATACTCCCATCAATGAAGAAATAGTTGACATCGAAAATCAAACACCATATAAAACTAGTTTTGTCATTCCACAGCTAACTACCGAAGCACCCAGAGTTGAATCAAGTACTCTTCACACAAATTATTACAAAGTAGAAGTAGCTAGTCAAACTGTTGGTACTGATTATAAacctgataaaataaataaggaatTAATATACAATGACGATCCATCATATGAAAAAACACACTATGGCTATCAACCTGAACATCCAGAAGATGATTTAAAAAGTTCAAAGTTAAAAGGTGTTCAACATTTAACAGAAGATGGGACTGGAGTATCGGCTTTCGGTGATGATAAT TTACAATACGCAGCAAACTACGAGTTCGGGTACAGAGTACGAGACTCAGACAGTGGCAACTTCTACGGGCAGTACGAAGCGAAGAAAGGAGAAAGCACCAAAGGTCATTACCATGTTTTATTGCCAGATGGAAGAATGCAACAAGTCGTTTATTCTGCAGGACCTAGTGGATACCATGCTGACATTAGTTACGAACATTTAAAAAACGAATAA